From the Carya illinoinensis cultivar Pawnee chromosome 4, C.illinoinensisPawnee_v1, whole genome shotgun sequence genome, one window contains:
- the LOC122307322 gene encoding microsomal glutathione S-transferase 3-like: protein MGQVDLVLPKEYGFVAIVLVLYCLVNFWMAGQVGKARKRFNVPYPTLYALESDNKDAKLFNCVQRGHQNSLEMVPMFFTLMMLGGMRHPCTCAALGLLYTVSRVFYFKGYATGDPQKRLTVGKYGFLALLGLMVSTVSFGVSLLL, encoded by the exons ATGGGCCAAGTTGATTTGGTGCTGCCTAAGGAGTATGGCTTTGTGGCCATCGTTCTCGTTCTCTACTGCCTTGTCAATTTCTGGATGGCTGGCCAAGTTGGCAAGGCTCGAAAAAG GTTCAACGTGCCATATCCTACCCTCTACGCCCTAGAATCTGATAACAAAGATGCAAAGCTTTTCAACTGTGTTCAG AGAGGGCATCAGAACTCGCTGGAGATGGTGCCCATGTTTTTCACGCTGATGATGCTGGGAGGGATGAGGCATCCTTGCACATGCGCGGCGCTTGGTTTACTCTACACCGTGTCTCGCGTTTTCTACTTCAAAGGCTACGCCACGGGCGATCCCCAGAAGCGTCTCACGGTCGGGAAATATGGCTTCTTGGCCTTGTTGGGTCTTATGGTCTCCACTGTTTCATTTGGGGTCAGTCTTCTTCTTTGA